In one Thermococcus sp. 2319x1 genomic region, the following are encoded:
- the nurA gene encoding DNA double-strand break repair nuclease NurA, with the protein MYRLISKSQADKILQMLKEELKEAEGALEGKVDWKPLPEKKESKVYAVDGSQGKARLSGTIIYTVASFAFGNGKSARLVYTNAMTYNHGISDQIIRLQMETLENKLGALVGNEEHMILMDGTLTGSLTRPPVYPESVKGITTLLDTLEKGKPEELIRDFVERLDEHYLDLEKRLAEERELYSGVILADEVIDEYSEFYKAMEGRDIVNYDGALKRLRDALKAEIPRSEIIKIAEELDEYTERKTLTLEEARNTIHVVLGYLEYLYSLEKLLQRELIYIAKSFYNRKITSKLGINLLDVPFIDAYLVKTHGKELPGYCVIYDPERTEEKKKIAHRLPRILRKYFPTVQRFIEIGVPSAYIRTMEGGIIYLLQSNTSINDELIAKLLWHESNGYIRPLQRAHEGVKIEQKAFRAELEALMNYLKKKDKELRVFIKYGRSPLE; encoded by the coding sequence ATGTACCGCCTCATTTCCAAATCTCAAGCAGACAAAATCCTCCAGATGCTTAAAGAAGAACTCAAAGAAGCTGAAGGAGCTCTGGAGGGCAAGGTGGACTGGAAACCTCTTCCCGAAAAAAAGGAGAGCAAAGTTTATGCTGTTGATGGAAGCCAGGGAAAGGCAAGGCTGAGCGGGACAATAATCTATACGGTCGCTTCTTTTGCATTTGGAAACGGTAAAAGCGCCCGTTTAGTCTATACAAATGCCATGACATACAACCATGGAATCTCGGATCAGATAATAAGACTCCAAATGGAGACCCTTGAGAACAAGCTCGGAGCGTTGGTTGGAAATGAAGAGCATATGATTTTGATGGACGGAACGCTCACAGGTTCATTAACAAGACCTCCAGTTTATCCCGAGAGCGTTAAGGGCATAACAACCCTTCTTGATACGTTAGAGAAAGGCAAACCAGAAGAGCTCATAAGGGACTTCGTGGAGAGGCTCGATGAGCACTATCTCGATTTAGAAAAACGCCTTGCTGAGGAAAGGGAGCTCTACAGCGGAGTTATACTCGCGGATGAGGTTATAGATGAATACTCGGAGTTCTACAAAGCCATGGAAGGCAGAGACATTGTAAACTACGACGGTGCCCTAAAGAGGTTGAGGGATGCGCTAAAAGCCGAGATTCCCAGAAGTGAGATAATAAAAATTGCCGAAGAGCTGGATGAATACACAGAACGGAAGACACTGACCCTTGAAGAGGCAAGAAACACAATTCACGTTGTTCTGGGTTATTTGGAGTATCTCTACTCTCTCGAAAAGCTTCTCCAAAGGGAGCTAATCTACATCGCAAAGAGCTTCTACAACAGAAAAATCACGTCAAAGCTGGGCATAAATCTCCTTGATGTGCCGTTTATCGATGCCTATCTTGTCAAAACGCATGGTAAAGAACTTCCCGGTTACTGTGTGATATACGACCCGGAAAGGACTGAAGAAAAAAAGAAAATAGCCCACCGTCTGCCGAGGATTTTGAGGAAATACTTCCCCACCGTCCAGAGGTTCATAGAAATCGGCGTCCCCTCAGCATATATAAGAACCATGGAGGGAGGCATCATATACCTGCTCCAATCCAACACATCAATCAACGATGAGCTGATAGCAAAATTGCTGTGGCACGAAAGCAACGGCTATATAAGACCGCTCCAGAGAGCCCATGAAGGGGTAAAAATTGAACAGAAAGCCTTCAGAGCTGAGCTTGAAGCCCTCATGAACTATCTGAAAAAGAAAGACAAAGAGCTTAGGGTTTTCATAAAATATGGAAGGTCTCCGCTCGAATGA
- the rad50 gene encoding DNA double-strand break repair ATPase Rad50: MMIEKIIVRDFRSHEFTKVTFAPGINLIIGQNGSGKSSLLDAILVGLYWPMKPKDLKKEDILRVNGKSTEITIFFEKDNVKYQLHRSITKGIAFVKYQEGQEWHYATEASQQSVRGWMEKMIPYDVFVNAIYIRQGEIDAILESDESREKVVRNVLGLDKYENAYNNLLEVRKTIDSKISAIEEYLKAMKNIDEMIEETQKSLSETIKQINELTPKIPKLRAEAERIEKRLSELDRLLEQLNKAKEEKGEIEKDLERVRAKINSLIRSTEERKEKIEGLEKKFEKLEKIKPQAERYMELEKFQREYSEIKSRIEKELKGYEGKLSQIEERLKELVQKEEELKELEEKIEEIAERLETLRQHAEQYEEAMRIKKTVEDLRKRLSLSEEKIKALKEEIERAKKRREEIRERLEKIGEEKGKLRSLSGEKNKAISELMKAKGRCPVCGAELTDEHREELITSYKAEIEDYKAKIEELEEEEKKLRAEVTKIEGILKKESIVIANEEILRQIKENEEMLAKFNLKELEEKAKEYEELSKEKNQLEGKLKGIVEELKKKPVLEKTKRDVMGRIENARRELQKYENKLKELGFENEEDLRAELEKLRPLYEEYLGLLEVKDELEKEKKRLSKEEEELKDLEKQRKGLEEQLSLLKERITELEKKYNKEEHDKLKKEHIQAREALAKAETELESLEKRKEELSKNLENLQKERDNVKNRKKELEELKKVRERVQELREKVRKFKNFLKEDALAKVGEYASEIFEELTEEKYSGITVKAKENKVILGVIYDGKERELSFLSGGERIALGLAFRLALSLYLAGEIPLLIMDEPTPYLDEERRRRLVDIMERYLRKIPQVIIVSHDEELKDAADRVVRVRLENGVSKVEEVEVG; the protein is encoded by the coding sequence ATGATGATTGAAAAGATAATCGTGAGGGATTTTCGCTCACACGAATTCACAAAGGTAACGTTTGCACCCGGAATAAACCTGATAATAGGGCAAAACGGCTCCGGAAAGAGTTCACTTCTCGATGCGATACTTGTAGGCCTTTACTGGCCCATGAAACCCAAGGACCTTAAGAAGGAGGATATCCTCAGGGTAAACGGAAAAAGCACCGAGATAACGATATTCTTTGAGAAAGACAACGTGAAATACCAGCTCCACAGGAGTATAACAAAGGGCATAGCCTTCGTTAAGTATCAAGAAGGTCAGGAATGGCACTATGCAACAGAGGCTAGCCAGCAGTCCGTGAGGGGATGGATGGAAAAAATGATTCCCTACGATGTATTTGTGAACGCGATATACATAAGACAGGGGGAAATTGATGCGATCTTGGAGAGCGATGAAAGCAGGGAAAAGGTCGTTAGAAATGTCTTGGGTCTGGATAAATACGAAAACGCCTATAACAACCTTCTTGAGGTTAGGAAAACCATAGACTCAAAAATCAGCGCAATTGAAGAATACCTTAAGGCAATGAAGAACATAGACGAGATGATAGAAGAAACCCAAAAAAGCCTAAGTGAAACTATAAAACAAATAAACGAGCTCACACCAAAGATTCCAAAGCTGAGGGCGGAAGCTGAGAGAATAGAAAAGAGGCTTTCTGAACTTGACAGGCTGTTGGAACAGCTTAACAAAGCGAAAGAGGAAAAGGGTGAAATTGAAAAGGATCTCGAGAGGGTAAGGGCAAAGATAAACTCCCTCATCAGATCAACAGAGGAGAGGAAGGAGAAGATAGAAGGACTGGAAAAGAAATTTGAAAAGCTTGAAAAAATCAAGCCTCAAGCAGAGAGATACATGGAACTCGAAAAGTTCCAAAGGGAATACAGTGAAATAAAATCAAGGATCGAAAAAGAGCTTAAAGGCTACGAAGGAAAGCTTTCCCAAATAGAAGAAAGACTAAAAGAGCTAGTGCAGAAGGAAGAAGAGCTAAAAGAGCTCGAAGAAAAAATAGAAGAAATAGCAGAAAGGCTTGAAACTCTAAGGCAACATGCAGAGCAGTATGAAGAAGCCATGAGGATCAAGAAAACAGTAGAAGATTTAAGGAAAAGATTATCTCTCAGCGAAGAGAAAATTAAAGCCCTCAAAGAGGAAATAGAAAGAGCAAAGAAGAGAAGAGAAGAAATACGCGAGAGACTTGAGAAAATTGGGGAAGAAAAAGGAAAGCTCCGGAGCCTCTCCGGAGAGAAAAACAAGGCAATATCAGAGCTCATGAAGGCTAAAGGAAGGTGTCCCGTCTGCGGTGCCGAGCTTACAGATGAGCACAGAGAAGAGCTTATCACAAGCTACAAAGCAGAAATCGAAGACTACAAAGCAAAAATAGAAGAGCTCGAAGAAGAAGAAAAGAAGCTCAGAGCAGAAGTTACGAAAATCGAAGGCATTTTGAAAAAGGAAAGCATTGTAATAGCAAACGAAGAAATTCTAAGGCAGATAAAAGAAAACGAAGAAATGCTCGCTAAATTCAACTTGAAGGAACTGGAAGAAAAAGCCAAGGAATATGAGGAGCTCTCGAAAGAGAAGAACCAGCTTGAGGGCAAGCTCAAGGGAATTGTTGAAGAGCTCAAAAAGAAGCCAGTATTAGAAAAAACAAAGAGGGACGTAATGGGGAGGATAGAAAACGCCAGAAGAGAGCTTCAGAAATATGAGAACAAACTCAAAGAACTCGGCTTTGAAAACGAAGAAGACCTTAGGGCAGAGCTCGAAAAGTTAAGACCCCTCTATGAAGAATACCTAGGCCTTTTAGAGGTCAAGGATGAGCTTGAGAAAGAGAAAAAACGCCTCAGCAAGGAGGAAGAAGAGCTAAAAGATTTGGAAAAGCAAAGGAAAGGGCTCGAAGAGCAGCTATCTCTGTTAAAGGAGAGAATTACAGAACTCGAGAAAAAGTACAACAAAGAAGAGCATGACAAGCTTAAAAAAGAACACATCCAGGCTAGGGAAGCCCTGGCGAAGGCAGAAACCGAGCTTGAAAGCCTTGAAAAAAGAAAAGAGGAGTTGAGTAAAAATCTTGAGAATCTGCAGAAAGAAAGGGATAACGTCAAGAACAGGAAAAAAGAGCTTGAAGAGCTGAAAAAAGTCAGGGAAAGAGTTCAAGAGCTCAGAGAAAAGGTCAGAAAGTTTAAAAACTTCCTCAAAGAGGATGCCCTTGCAAAAGTTGGTGAATATGCAAGCGAAATATTTGAGGAGCTCACCGAGGAGAAGTACTCAGGTATAACCGTGAAGGCCAAGGAAAATAAAGTAATTCTGGGCGTTATATATGACGGAAAGGAAAGGGAGCTCTCATTCCTGAGCGGCGGTGAGAGGATAGCTCTCGGTCTGGCGTTTAGATTAGCCTTATCCCTCTACCTTGCAGGAGAGATTCCCCTCCTCATAATGGACGAGCCGACACCTTATCTCGACGAGGAGAGGAGAAGAAGACTCGTGGACATCATGGAGCGCTATCTGAGAAAAATCCCGCAGGTGATAATAGTTTCGCACGACGAGGAGCTCAAGGATGCCGCAGATAGAGTGGTGAGAGTCAGGCTTGAAAACGGCGTTTCGAAGGTAGAGGAAGTAGAGGTGGGATGA
- the mre11 gene encoding DNA double-strand break repair protein Mre11 has product MTFKFAHIADVHLGFEQYRLPYRAEEFRRTFETAIKKAVEEKVDFILIAGDLFHRSNPNPQTIKEAIDILLIPKEEGIPVFAVEGNHDRTQKRISAYNLLESLGLMYVLGFSEEKKENKYQTTEKVNGKLIVKGVFEKGNKTLEIYGMKFMSAAWFERNKLSEYFKPSGDAILMLHQGIKEMMETLRLETQRDYFEMTLGDLPEGFLYYAMGHIHKRWQTNKGLGVVAYPGSLERWDFGDYEMRYRWNGNAFIPQTGEDKGFLVVEDFKPRFVKLDVRPFYDVKIKADESVMKTELKKLSTKIPKEAFLRVDIESERPFDVSFLHETFKVEYLHIRTKFKRSSTGGGVKTNAKEFFTPLELKIIELVGEKDFEDFEEVIELLLKGSSPEKEATSKKEEMEEEVKEEIKEEKPNLEVERKIKKIKEPPKKKSDLLSWLNG; this is encoded by the coding sequence ATGACCTTTAAGTTTGCCCATATTGCAGATGTGCATCTTGGGTTTGAGCAGTACAGACTGCCCTACAGAGCCGAGGAGTTTAGAAGAACTTTCGAGACCGCAATAAAAAAAGCCGTTGAGGAGAAGGTGGATTTTATACTTATTGCGGGAGACCTCTTCCACCGCAGCAACCCAAATCCCCAAACAATAAAAGAAGCCATAGACATCCTTTTAATCCCAAAAGAAGAAGGAATTCCGGTTTTTGCAGTTGAAGGAAACCACGATAGAACCCAAAAGAGAATTTCCGCCTACAATCTTCTGGAATCCCTGGGACTAATGTACGTCCTCGGCTTCAGCGAGGAGAAAAAAGAGAACAAGTATCAAACCACAGAAAAAGTCAATGGAAAGCTAATCGTCAAAGGAGTTTTTGAAAAAGGGAACAAAACCTTAGAGATTTATGGCATGAAGTTTATGAGTGCTGCGTGGTTTGAGAGAAACAAGCTAAGTGAGTACTTTAAGCCCAGCGGAGATGCCATACTGATGCTTCATCAGGGGATAAAGGAGATGATGGAGACGTTAAGACTGGAAACGCAGAGAGATTACTTTGAAATGACTCTCGGAGATCTGCCAGAGGGCTTTCTTTACTACGCAATGGGGCACATACACAAAAGGTGGCAGACAAACAAAGGTCTAGGCGTGGTTGCTTATCCCGGTTCGTTAGAGAGGTGGGATTTCGGGGACTACGAAATGAGATACAGGTGGAACGGGAACGCTTTCATTCCTCAAACTGGAGAGGACAAGGGCTTTTTGGTAGTAGAAGATTTCAAACCAAGGTTCGTGAAGCTTGACGTTAGACCCTTCTACGATGTCAAGATTAAGGCTGACGAGAGTGTTATGAAAACGGAGCTTAAAAAGCTGAGCACAAAAATCCCGAAAGAGGCTTTTTTGAGGGTGGACATTGAGTCGGAAAGGCCTTTTGATGTGTCTTTTCTCCATGAAACCTTCAAAGTTGAATACCTCCACATAAGAACGAAGTTCAAAAGGTCTTCCACGGGAGGAGGAGTTAAAACAAATGCAAAGGAGTTCTTCACCCCTCTGGAGCTCAAGATAATCGAGCTCGTTGGCGAGAAAGATTTTGAAGATTTTGAAGAGGTCATAGAGCTCCTCCTAAAAGGCTCCTCCCCAGAGAAAGAAGCCACATCCAAGAAGGAAGAGATGGAAGAAGAAGTCAAAGAGGAGATAAAAGAAGAAAAACCCAACTTAGAGGTCGAGAGAAAAATCAAGAAGATAAAAGAGCCACCAAAGAAGAAATCGGATTTATTATCTTGGCTGAACGGGTGA